A genomic segment from Paenibacillus sp. FSL K6-1096 encodes:
- a CDS encoding MarR family transcriptional regulator codes for MTSHHEPIGKLISHLFRQNQKALAKELAPYGMGSGGQHSFLKLVLNHPGITQDQMTSHIKCDKATTARSVKLLEASGYIERRTDPGDRRSSLLYPTAQALEFAPVLQSLLDEFNRQLSAGLTGEELDTLITLLHKVTLNSERLNGQI; via the coding sequence GTGACTTCACATCATGAACCGATCGGCAAGCTGATCTCCCATCTGTTCCGCCAGAATCAGAAAGCGCTGGCCAAAGAGCTGGCCCCCTACGGCATGGGCAGCGGCGGCCAGCACAGCTTCCTCAAGCTGGTGCTGAACCATCCGGGGATTACCCAGGATCAGATGACCAGCCACATTAAATGCGATAAGGCTACAACGGCCCGCTCCGTCAAGCTGCTGGAGGCCTCCGGTTACATCGAACGCCGGACCGATCCCGGCGACCGCCGTTCCTCCCTGCTGTATCCCACGGCCCAGGCGCTTGAATTCGCGCCCGTTCTCCAGTCGCTGCTGGACGAATTCAACCGCCAGCTGAGCGCAGGTCTGACCGGAGAAGAGCTGGATACGCTGATTACCCTGCT